The following are encoded in a window of Candidatus Methanoperedens sp. genomic DNA:
- a CDS encoding DUF488 domain-containing protein, which translates to MIKLKRIYDEPSKDDGQRILVERLWPRGFTKERAAVDLWLKEVAPSTELRKWFGHEPEKWEEFRDRYWKELENKIDLVHLLKQKSNEGIVTFVYAAKDEKYNAAVALKTFLESR; encoded by the coding sequence ATGATAAAATTAAAACGGATTTATGACGAGCCCTCAAAAGATGATGGGCAGAGAATACTGGTCGAGAGGCTCTGGCCGCGTGGGTTCACAAAGGAGAGGGCAGCTGTGGATTTGTGGTTGAAAGAAGTGGCTCCAAGCACTGAATTAAGAAAATGGTTTGGCCATGAACCCGAGAAATGGGAAGAGTTCCGTGATCGCTACTGGAAAGAACTTGAAAATAAAATAGACCTGGTACACCTTCTGAAACAGAAAAGCAATGAAGGAATAGTTACGTTTGTTTACGCTGCAAAGGATGAGAAATACAATGCCGCAGTCGCCCTGAAAACATTCCTGGAAAGCCGCTGA
- a CDS encoding flippase-like domain-containing protein has translation MERFKSRNILFVALIGAIVFAVFANEIGFQRLLSLISNVNKPLVLLVVVFNLLNLIMFTMTWRFLTTANISFYRLFKFYMAGTFINNITPSFGTGGEPVKAMLLGKETGTSKAECFASVVSQRMINMFPFLTIGIVGIGLLFSKPELKLGTWEIAGLVFSLGAGFGLLALLIYFYTRKDKLSSFVHSTIRFFAPFIGLVKKGFDHRAYTDAVEESINSFHGGLQNIGHNKTGVRKAIVFSYLGWVFDILAIYAVFLSIPDANIHASVLIITYTISMISGWLPLFLPGGLGIVDGTMAGLFIFGGVPVEIAILATMLYRLASYWFNTILGAFYLGISIKNG, from the coding sequence ATGGAACGGTTCAAATCGAGGAACATCCTGTTCGTTGCATTGATCGGCGCAATAGTTTTTGCTGTGTTCGCAAATGAGATAGGTTTTCAAAGGCTTTTGTCTCTGATAAGCAATGTCAACAAACCGCTTGTTCTTCTTGTGGTTGTTTTTAATCTGCTGAATCTTATAATGTTCACGATGACATGGCGATTTCTTACCACTGCAAACATCAGTTTTTACAGATTATTCAAGTTCTATATGGCAGGCACGTTCATCAATAATATCACCCCTTCCTTCGGGACGGGAGGTGAACCTGTAAAGGCTATGCTTCTTGGAAAAGAGACGGGTACAAGCAAAGCCGAATGTTTTGCGAGTGTTGTTTCACAGAGGATGATCAACATGTTCCCTTTTCTGACGATCGGAATCGTGGGTATCGGACTTCTGTTTTCCAAACCAGAACTTAAACTCGGGACCTGGGAGATCGCAGGGCTTGTATTTTCTCTCGGTGCCGGATTTGGATTGCTCGCTCTTCTAATTTATTTCTATACCAGGAAAGATAAACTTTCATCATTTGTTCATTCAACGATCCGGTTTTTTGCTCCTTTCATCGGACTGGTGAAAAAAGGTTTTGACCACAGAGCATACACCGATGCAGTGGAGGAATCGATCAATTCTTTCCACGGCGGACTACAGAACATAGGTCACAATAAAACCGGTGTCAGAAAAGCCATAGTGTTCTCTTATCTTGGCTGGGTCTTCGATATTCTGGCGATATACGCTGTATTTCTTTCCATCCCGGACGCAAATATCCATGCCAGTGTGCTTATAATCACATATACGATTTCCATGATCAGCGGCTGGCTTCCTTTATTCCTTCCGGGAGGTCTTGGCATTGTGGACGGGACCATGGCCGGCCTTTTTATTTTCGGAGGCGTGCCTGTGGAGATCGCCATACTCGCTACGATGCTTTACAGGCTGGCGTCATACTGGTTTAACACGATCCTCGGAGCTTTTTATCTTGGGATTTCAATAAAGAACGGCTAG